The DNA window GTCGATGCCGATCGACCCGCCGATATCGAGGCGGAGGATTGCCCGAGCCGCCTCGCGGGCGCCGACGACCGCCAGCTCGTCCGCAGGTAGATAGCCGTCAACGTCGATGAGGGTCATGGCCGGCGTTGGCGAGATCCGCAGCTCACCGCCCGCGAAGCGGACGACGCCGCTGCGTGCTTCGTCGATCAAATCCCACCAGCCCGCCTGGCCAAGCCGATCGACAGGAGCGGGGAAGGACAGCGATTCCCCGGCCAATGCCTCGGCCTCCCCGGCGGGGTCGTTACTCACGGCGGCAAGCGGGCGCTTCCACGGCTCCGCGCCGGGGATCGCCTCGCGAGTCACTTCGATGATCAGCTCAGCGCCCTCGGTCGCGCCGCGAGCGCCCTTGGCCAGCAGATACTCCTGGCCGCCAGCCTCGGCGATCGCCATTGGCCGAGTGCTTCTAAGCCGCGCCACGAGGCGGCTGCCGGCGCGAACGATGCCGTCGATCAGGATCCGGGCTTCGGCGATCCTGCCGTCCTCGACGCGCGCTGCACGGCTCTCGCCGATGCCGCGCTCGATCAGCCATTCAGGCAAGCCGGTAACCGGCGGACTTGAGCATCACGCGCGTCTCCGCGACGGGCAATCCGACCACGTTCGAGTAGCTGCCGGCGATATGGCGGACATAGACCTCGCCATAGCCCTGGAGCGCATAGCCGCCCGCCTTGCCCCGCCACTCGCCATGGCTGGCGTAATAATCGATCTCTTCATCGGAGAGCCGCTTCATCGCGATCATCGTTTCGACGAGCCGCTCGCGAATGCCCTTGCCGGGAACCGCGAGCGCGACGCCCGTCAGCACCCGGTGGCGGCGACCGGACAGCAGCTTCATGCAGGCGCGGAGCGTCGCTTCGTCCTCGACCTTCGGGAGGATTCGGCGGCCGACGGCGACGACCGTGTCTGCCGCCAGCACAAGCGCGTCCGGCTCCTTCGCGGCAACTGCCAGCGCCTTCTCGCGCGCCAGGCGCAGCGCATGCTCGCGCGGCAGCTCGCCCTTGGGGACGCTCTCGTCGATGTCAGGGGGGAGGACGGCGTCGGGCGTGACCCCGATCCGCGCCAGCAGGTCGATGCGGCGCGGGCTCGCCGAGGCGAGGATCAGCCGCATGTCGACAGCCTAGCCGTTATAGCCGGGCGGGCCTCCGCGGCCGGGCATGAAGCGGTAGGTGATGCGACCCTTGGTCAGGTCATAGGGCGTCATTTCGACGAGCACTTCGTCGCCGGTCAGGACGCGGATGCGGTTCTTGCGCATCTTGCCGGCGGTGTGGCCCAGGACTTCGTGGCCGTTCTCGAGTTCGACGCGGAACATCGCGTTCGGGAGCAATTCGACCACCCGACCGCGCATCTCGAGCAATTCTTCCTTGGCCAAGCGATTCCTCTCGTATTTTCCGGGATAAAAGCCGCGGTGCCTTAGCGGCGGGAGCAGGAAAAGGAAAGGCGCTCCCTAGACGGTGAGGACGGTCGACCCGCTGGTGCTGCGGCTTTCGAGCGCGCGGTGCGCTTCGGCGGCGTCCTTGAGCGGGAAGCGCTGCTTCACTTCGATGCTGACCTTACCGCTGGTCACGACGTCGAACAAGGCGCGCGCGGAGGCCTGAAGGTCGGCTGCGTCGAACGTATAATCGTACAGCGTCGGCCGGGTCAGGAAGAGCGAGCCCTTCTGTGCGAGCAGCAGCGGGGACAATGGCTCGACCGCGCCTGAGGCATTTCCGAAGCTTGCCATCGTTCCGCGCCGGCGCAGACAGTCGAGCGACTTGGCAAACGTGTCCCGCCCGACCCCGTCGTAAACCACGGCAACTTTGTCACCGGCGGTGATGCGATCCACCTCCGCGACAAAGTCCTGGCGCGTGTAGACGATCGGATAATCGCAGCCGTGAGCCTGAGCGAGCGCCGCTTTGTCATCGGTGGAGACGGTGCCGATGACAGTTGCGCCAAGTGCCTTGGCCCATTGGCAGAGGATCAGGCCGACACCGCCCGCCGCGGCGTGGACCAGCACGACGTCCCCCGCCGCCACAGGATAGACGCGGCGGACCAGCATTTCAGCCGTCATGCCTTGCAGCATCATGCCGGCCGCCTCATCGAACGAGATCGCGTCCGGCAGCTTGACCAGCCGGTCTGCCGGGATCAGCCGCTGTTCGGCATAGCCGCCGACTGGACCGCCATAAGCAACGCGATCGCCTGCCTGGAGCGCCGTCACCCCTTCGCCGACGGTCTCCACGACCCCCGCGCCTTCGACGCCGGGCGTGAACGGGAGCGCCTGGGGATAGAGCCCCGTGCGGTGATAGACGTCGATGAAGTTGAGGCCGGCAGCATGCTGGCGGATGCGGACTTCACCGGATCCCGGCTCGCCGACTTCCACGTCCTCCCACTGCAAGACTTCAGGGCCGCCGTGCTGATGGATCCGGATCGCGTGGGTCATGGCCGTTCTTCAACGCCCTCGCAGCGGAAAAGAAAAGCCCCGCTCCGGCGGACCGAAGCGGGGGCTGATCTTACCGACCGGTCGGGCTGCCTTAGTGGGCAGC is part of the Sphingomicrobium sp. genome and encodes:
- a CDS encoding ribonuclease, which codes for MPEWLIERGIGESRAARVEDGRIAEARILIDGIVRAGSRLVARLRSTRPMAIAEAGGQEYLLAKGARGATEGAELIIEVTREAIPGAEPWKRPLAAVSNDPAGEAEALAGESLSFPAPVDRLGQAGWWDLIDEARSGVVRFAGGELRISPTPAMTLIDVDGYLPADELAVVGAREAARAILRLDIGGSIGIDLPTTGSKAARQDAAAAIDAELLQPFERTAVNGFGFVQIVRPRRRASLVELAQDRAALEARVLLRRVTFEQPGSKRLVAHPAVTAVLQAHQDWLDQLSRQIGGAVELRADASLPMSGAYAEKF
- a CDS encoding nucleoside triphosphate pyrophosphatase, which codes for MRLILASASPRRIDLLARIGVTPDAVLPPDIDESVPKGELPREHALRLAREKALAVAAKEPDALVLAADTVVAVGRRILPKVEDEATLRACMKLLSGRRHRVLTGVALAVPGKGIRERLVETMIAMKRLSDEEIDYYASHGEWRGKAGGYALQGYGEVYVRHIAGSYSNVVGLPVAETRVMLKSAGYRLA
- the infA gene encoding translation initiation factor IF-1, with the translated sequence MAKEELLEMRGRVVELLPNAMFRVELENGHEVLGHTAGKMRKNRIRVLTGDEVLVEMTPYDLTKGRITYRFMPGRGGPPGYNG
- a CDS encoding quinone oxidoreductase, which produces MTHAIRIHQHGGPEVLQWEDVEVGEPGSGEVRIRQHAAGLNFIDVYHRTGLYPQALPFTPGVEGAGVVETVGEGVTALQAGDRVAYGGPVGGYAEQRLIPADRLVKLPDAISFDEAAGMMLQGMTAEMLVRRVYPVAAGDVVLVHAAAGGVGLILCQWAKALGATVIGTVSTDDKAALAQAHGCDYPIVYTRQDFVAEVDRITAGDKVAVVYDGVGRDTFAKSLDCLRRRGTMASFGNASGAVEPLSPLLLAQKGSLFLTRPTLYDYTFDAADLQASARALFDVVTSGKVSIEVKQRFPLKDAAEAHRALESRSTSGSTVLTV